A window of the Emys orbicularis isolate rEmyOrb1 chromosome 1, rEmyOrb1.hap1, whole genome shotgun sequence genome harbors these coding sequences:
- the LOC135895406 gene encoding acetylserotonin O-methyltransferase-like, giving the protein MSSTQELDYPQVLFQYKNGFLVSKIMFTACELGVFDLLLESEGPLSSDAIADRLGTSASGMERLLDACVGLKLLGVEMKSEGAFYRNTELSNLYLTKSSPKSQYHHLMYYSKTIYFCWHYLTDAVRDGKNQYDRAFGISSEDLFGALYRSEGEMIKFMYFLNDFWSICGRDVIAAFDLSRFTVIYDLGGCAGGLAQECISLYPNSTVTIYDLPKVVQVAKERFVPSEERRITFHEGDFFKDPIPEADLYILARILHDWADDKCMQLLTKIHKACKPGGGVLLVETLLNEDKTGPVEAQLFSLILLVQTEGKERTPAEYSKLLTAAGFREIQVKKTGKLYDAILGRK; this is encoded by the exons ATGAGCTCCACACAAGAGCTTGACTATCCTCAGGTCTTATTTCAATACAAGAATGGGTTTTTAGTCTCAAAG ATTATGTTTACCGCCTGTGAATTGGGAGTGTTTGATCTATTGCTGGAGTCAGAAGGGCCCCTGTCTTCAGATGCCATTGCTGACCGTTTGGGCACCAGCGCCAGCGGAATGGAACGGTTGCTTGATGCCTGTGTGGGATTAAAGCTCCTGGGAGTCGAAATGAAAAGTGAAGGAG CCTTTTACAGAAACACAGAGCTTTCCAACCTCTATCTTACAAAATCAAGTCCCAAGTCTCAGTATCATCATTTGATGTACTACTCCAAAACCATCTATTTTTGCTGGCACTACCTGACAGATGCTGTGAG ggATGGGAAAAACCAGTATGATCGAGCATTTGGTATTTCATCAGAAGACCTCTTTGGGGCTCTCTACAG ATCAGAAGGAGAGATGATCAAATTTATGTATTTCTTGAATGATTTTTGGAGTATATGTGGCAGAGATGTGATTGCTGCATTTGACCTTTCACGTTTCACCGTCATTTATGATCTGGGAG GATGTGCAGGTGGTTTGGCCCAGGAATGTATTTCTTTGTACCCAAATTCTACCGTCACAATTTATGACCTACCTAAAGTAGTACAAGTGGCAAAGGAGCGTTTTGTACCCTCAGAAGAACGTCGGATCACTTTCCATGAAG GAGACTTTTTTAAAGATCCAATACCAGAAGCTGACCTGTACATTTTGGCTAGGATCCTGCATGACTGGGCAGATGACAAGTGTATGCAGCTACTAACAAAAATCCACAAGGCTTGCAAGCCTG GGGGCGGCGTGCTGTTGGTTGAAACACTTCTGAATGAAGACAAAACTGGGCCTGTAGAAGCCCAGCTCTTCAGTCTGATATTGTTGGTTCAAACTGAAGGAAAAGAACGAACGCCAGCCGAGTACAGCAAGCTCCTCACTGCAGCTGGTTTCAGAGAGATTCAGGTCAAGAAAACAGGAAAGCTCTATGATGCCATTTTAGGAAGAAAATAA
- the LOC135895422 gene encoding acetylserotonin O-methyltransferase-like — protein MTKARGSLTVRRRKMSSTEDLDYPQILFQYNNGFLVSKIMFTACELGVFDLLLESEGPLSSDAIADRLGTSASGMERLLDACVGLKLLGVEMKSEGAFYRNTELSNLYLTKSSPKSQYHNLMYYSKTVYLCWHYLTDAVRDGKNQYERAFGVSSKDLFEALYRSEEEMIKFMYGLNAIWSICGRDVIGAFDLSPFTVIYDLGGCAGGLAQECISLYPNSTVTIYDLPKVIQVAKEHFVPPEERRITFHEGDFFKDPIPEADLYILARILHDWADDKCMQLLAKIHKACKPGGGVLLVETLLNEDKTGPLETQLYSMNMLVQAEGKERTPTEYSKLLAAAGFREIQVKKTGKLYDAILGRK, from the exons ATGACGAAGGCAAGAGGATCTCTCACAGTGCGCAGAAGGAAAATGAGCTCCACAGAAGACCTTGACTATCCTCAGATCTTATTTCAATACAACAATGGGTTTTTAGTCTCAAAG ATTATGTTTACCGCCTGTGAATTGGGAGTGTTTGATCTATTGCTGGAGTCAGAAGGGCCCCTGTCTTCAGATGCCATTGCTGACCGTTTGGGCACCAGCGCCAGCGGAATGGAACGGTTGCTTGATGCCTGTGTGGGATTAAAGCTCCTGGGAGTCGAAATGAAAAGTGAAGGAG CCTTTTACAGGAACACAGAGCTTTCCAACCTCTACCTTACAAAATCAAGTCCCAAGTCTCAGTATCATAATTTGATGTACTACTCCAAAACTGTCTATTTGTGCTGGCACTACCTGACAGATGCTGTGAG agatgGGAAAAACCAGTATGAGCGAGCATTTGGCGTTTCATCAAAAGACCTCTTTGAGGCTCTCTACAG ATCAGAAGAAGAGATGATCAAATTCATGTATGGTTTAAATGCAATTTGGAGTATATGTGGCAGAGATGTGATTGGTGCATTTGACCTTTCACCTTTCACCGTCATTTACGATCTGGGAG GATGTGCAGGTGGTTTGGCCCAGGAATGTATTTCTTTGTACCCAAATTCTACAGTCACAATTTATGACCTACCTAAAGTAATACAAGTGGCAAAGGAGCATTTTGTACCCCCAGAAGAACGTCGGATCACTTTCCATGAAG gagatttttttaaagatccaATTCCAGAAGCTGACCTGTACATTTTGGCTAGGATCCTGCATGACTGGGCAGATGACAAGTGTATGCAGCTACTAGCAAAAATCCACAAGGCTTGCAAGCCTG GGGGAGGAGTGCTGCTGGTTGAAACACTTTTGAATGAAGACAAAACTGGGCCTTTGGAAACCCAGCTTTACTCTATGAACATGTTGGTTCAGGCTGAAGGAAAAGAACGAACGCCAACCGAGTACAGCAAGCTCCTCGCTGCAGCTGGTTTCAGAGAGATTCAGGTCAAGAAAACAGGAAAGCTCTATGATGCCATTTTAGGAAGAAAATAA